Proteins from a genomic interval of Rubinisphaera italica:
- the mobA gene encoding molybdenum cofactor guanylyltransferase, which produces MRPQGYILSGGKSLRFGSDKARHKTNSQSLIENLDQKLSHWTGQKSIAVADRSDKYLDLNIPTIPDIHPEAGPLAGLHAALTHSQKTTQDCWIVLISCDMTELKPDWLDILWERAQQSEGALSIHFMERNSKKSEPRLHPFPGCYHTSLIPILETRLATQQRSFFKLFQQLNQKCHSLPIPENWPKIPQINTPQESLDWQNSQDHDSGSLR; this is translated from the coding sequence ATGCGTCCACAAGGTTATATCTTGAGTGGTGGGAAAAGTCTTCGTTTTGGCAGCGATAAAGCCCGCCACAAAACGAATTCACAATCGTTGATCGAAAATCTCGATCAGAAACTTTCGCACTGGACCGGTCAAAAATCGATCGCCGTCGCAGATCGTTCCGACAAATACCTCGACCTCAACATTCCTACAATCCCCGATATCCATCCAGAAGCAGGCCCGCTTGCCGGTCTGCATGCCGCTTTGACTCATTCACAGAAAACAACGCAGGATTGTTGGATTGTCCTCATCAGTTGCGACATGACCGAGCTCAAACCCGACTGGCTCGACATCCTCTGGGAACGAGCTCAACAAAGTGAAGGTGCACTTTCTATTCACTTCATGGAAAGGAACTCAAAAAAATCTGAACCACGCCTACACCCTTTCCCAGGCTGCTATCACACCTCGCTGATCCCCATCCTGGAAACTCGACTGGCCACTCAACAGCGTTCGTTTTTCAAACTCTTTCAGCAACTGAATCAGAAATGCCATTCACTCCCGATCCCTGAAAACTGGCCGAAAATCCCTCAAATCAATACACCACAGGAATCCCTAGACTGGCAAAATTCACAGGATCATGACTCGGGATCCCTTCGATGA
- a CDS encoding PTS sugar transporter subunit IIA yields MQFLANALNDDAFLLDMEAESLNEVFELSLDHLISRDLIAKEHRDVIHQALLTREKAVSTAIGQAVAIPHAYVPEIEQPRVFFVRLKRPLNLGAPDGVPTRFFFILLGPTGFAAEHLDTLTSIARLMSDEEFRYDLLQSRSRKNVLDALERFHLRNTPIIPDAVKKAEEVLKFSGKPFGGVWNDFKRRWPHYRDDWTRGWSSKSAAATVFLFFACLAPAVTFGGIMGAITNQQIGVVEMLIATAAGGMIYAIFSGQPLILLGGVGPMLVFTGILYQMCVDLSIPFLPMYQWIGFWTALILLILCSSDASVLMRYFTRFSDDVFSVLMSLIFIYEAVKALAMIFQESFADSSVNHDKAFLSLILAVGTAMIAFNLSRFRRSRYLMPWMREFLSDFGPTIAIAATACIGFAFRGEIPLDQLAVPAAIQPTMVNPETGDPRSWIIDGSTLPFNLKMLAILPAILAAVLIFLVQNVTGRLINGPDLKLKKGAAYHLDLLVLAVLVLICSLFGLPWLVAATVRSLAHVRGLATVEEQISSSGEKKERFIHVEENRLTAFAIHALIGLSLLALNILAYTPMAVLFGLFLYMGVVSLLGNQFIERLSLWLMDSSLYPRTHYIRRVPIRLIHVFTLVQLLCLIVLCLINLSPYKWMRLTFPIFIAFLVPVRSLLDLIFPPEELAVLDATTDPDEEKSHWT; encoded by the coding sequence ATGCAATTTCTGGCCAACGCCCTGAATGATGATGCGTTTCTGCTTGATATGGAAGCGGAGTCGCTGAATGAAGTTTTTGAGTTGTCTCTCGATCATCTCATTTCTCGGGATCTGATTGCAAAAGAGCATCGCGATGTGATTCATCAAGCGTTGTTGACTCGGGAAAAAGCGGTCTCGACGGCGATTGGACAGGCGGTCGCAATACCTCATGCGTATGTGCCCGAGATCGAACAGCCTAGAGTCTTTTTTGTCCGTTTAAAACGCCCGCTGAATCTCGGGGCTCCCGATGGTGTACCGACGCGGTTCTTTTTTATTCTATTGGGCCCCACCGGATTTGCAGCCGAACATCTCGATACGCTGACTTCGATCGCGCGGTTGATGTCGGATGAAGAATTTCGTTACGACCTGCTGCAGTCGCGGTCTCGAAAAAATGTTCTTGATGCCCTTGAACGTTTTCATCTTCGAAATACACCCATCATTCCCGATGCGGTCAAGAAAGCGGAAGAGGTTCTGAAATTCTCCGGCAAACCGTTTGGGGGAGTCTGGAATGATTTCAAACGGCGCTGGCCCCATTATCGGGATGACTGGACGCGTGGCTGGAGTAGTAAATCGGCGGCGGCGACTGTGTTTTTGTTCTTTGCCTGTCTGGCACCGGCTGTGACATTCGGCGGGATTATGGGAGCAATTACGAATCAGCAGATCGGCGTGGTCGAAATGCTGATCGCGACTGCAGCCGGGGGAATGATTTATGCGATCTTTTCCGGGCAGCCTTTAATTTTGCTGGGTGGAGTTGGTCCAATGCTCGTGTTTACGGGCATTCTGTATCAGATGTGCGTGGACCTCTCGATTCCGTTTCTGCCGATGTATCAGTGGATCGGCTTCTGGACGGCTCTCATTCTGCTGATCCTCTGTTCGAGCGATGCTTCCGTTTTGATGCGGTATTTCACACGATTCAGTGATGATGTCTTTTCGGTGTTGATGTCGCTGATCTTCATTTATGAAGCGGTCAAAGCGCTCGCTATGATCTTTCAGGAGAGCTTTGCGGACAGTTCGGTGAATCATGATAAAGCGTTTCTCTCGCTGATACTGGCAGTCGGGACGGCGATGATTGCCTTCAATTTGTCCCGGTTTCGACGCAGTCGGTATTTGATGCCGTGGATGCGGGAATTTCTTTCCGACTTCGGGCCGACCATTGCGATAGCCGCGACAGCTTGCATTGGGTTTGCGTTTCGAGGAGAAATTCCGCTCGATCAGCTGGCGGTTCCCGCTGCCATTCAACCGACAATGGTGAATCCCGAAACGGGCGATCCGCGGTCGTGGATTATTGATGGGAGTACGTTGCCGTTCAACTTGAAAATGCTGGCGATCCTGCCAGCTATTCTGGCGGCTGTGCTGATTTTTCTCGTGCAGAATGTAACCGGGCGGCTGATCAATGGGCCGGATCTCAAATTGAAAAAGGGGGCGGCTTATCATCTGGATTTGCTGGTGTTGGCGGTGCTTGTGCTGATCTGTTCACTGTTCGGGTTACCCTGGCTGGTCGCTGCGACGGTCCGATCTCTGGCGCATGTGCGTGGACTGGCGACGGTTGAAGAACAGATCTCCAGTTCGGGAGAGAAGAAGGAACGCTTCATTCACGTGGAAGAGAATCGACTGACCGCATTTGCGATTCATGCGTTGATTGGGCTGTCATTGTTGGCCTTGAATATTCTGGCTTATACACCGATGGCCGTTCTGTTTGGGCTGTTTTTGTATATGGGCGTGGTTTCGCTGCTGGGGAATCAGTTTATCGAGCGGTTGAGCCTGTGGCTGATGGATTCGTCACTCTACCCGCGAACTCACTACATTCGCCGGGTTCCAATTCGATTGATTCACGTGTTTACACTCGTACAGTTGCTGTGCCTGATCGTATTGTGCCTGATTAATTTGAGTCCCTACAAGTGGATGCGGTTAACGTTTCCGATCTTCATTGCGTTCCTGGTGCCCGTTCGAAGCCTGTTGGATCTTATTTTTCCCCCAGAAGAACTCGCGGTACTGGATGCGACGACAGATCCGGATGAAGAGAAGTCGCATTGGACATGA
- a CDS encoding glycosyltransferase family 2 protein produces the protein MLLSVVVPVYNECETLHLILEKIQEVPINKEIILVDDCSKDGTRDLLQEMEKAQAEGEQDPRNCFVFAYHEKNQGKGAALRTGFLRASGDIVIIQDADMEYNPHEYPRLIKPIVEGKADVVYGSRFLGDQPHRVLYYWHYLGNNFLTQLSNCFTNLNLTDMETCYKVFRKEVLQEIAPKLQQNRFGFEPEITARIARRNHRIFEMSISYSGRTYDQGKKIGWKDGFQALYCIIRYGLAD, from the coding sequence CTGCTCCTGAGCGTGGTCGTTCCTGTCTATAATGAGTGCGAGACATTACACCTGATTCTGGAAAAGATTCAGGAAGTCCCCATCAATAAAGAGATCATTCTGGTGGATGACTGCTCAAAGGATGGGACTCGGGATTTACTGCAGGAGATGGAGAAAGCCCAGGCAGAAGGAGAACAGGATCCGCGGAACTGCTTTGTGTTTGCCTATCATGAGAAGAATCAGGGCAAGGGGGCGGCTTTGCGGACGGGATTTTTGAGAGCCTCGGGAGATATCGTCATCATTCAGGATGCCGACATGGAGTATAATCCTCACGAGTATCCCCGGCTGATCAAGCCAATTGTCGAAGGGAAAGCCGATGTCGTTTACGGCAGCCGCTTTCTGGGAGACCAGCCGCATCGGGTGCTTTACTACTGGCATTATTTGGGGAATAATTTTTTAACTCAGCTCTCCAACTGTTTTACCAATTTGAATTTGACGGACATGGAAACCTGTTACAAGGTGTTCCGCAAGGAAGTGCTGCAGGAGATCGCGCCCAAACTGCAGCAGAACCGGTTTGGCTTTGAGCCGGAAATCACCGCGAGAATTGCTCGTCGAAATCATCGGATTTTTGAAATGTCGATTAGCTATTCAGGACGGACATACGATCAAGGCAAAAAAATTGGCTGGAAAGATGGCTTTCAGGCCCTGTACTGCATTATTCGGTATGGATTAGCGGATTAA
- the ftsH gene encoding ATP-dependent zinc metalloprotease FtsH, which yields MNDITPEGSNLPPEPDVRDQQGPLQEGLKKTSSPSNESASKTSKQQRMPWSLILLVGIAFLIIWAANNGREGSKVDYGFFWKQLQDDNVTDVVFEGNVLAGKWKKVPENPEKETDKEAKPLEETFYTQIPHLESDRLLEALAASGTENYKDVTTQISFGTQMLIMLGGTLLLMLFFLTMMRRSADPMSSGMFGSFTKSPAREFKPSDKLTTFDEVAGMENPKTELQEVVEFLKNPAKFQRLGAQIPKGVLLMGSPGTGKTLLARATAGEAEVPFYSINGSEFIQMFVGVGASRVRDLFRIAKEHSPCIVFIDEIDAVGRMRGAGYGGGHDEREQTLNQILSEMDGFSQNDAVIVIAATNRPDVLDKALTRPGRFDRHIVVDLPTKEGRLGILKVHSRKVPLADDVNLDRIAASTIGYSGADLKNLVNEAALHATRNGKSKVMMEDFEAAADRVMMGIKREDVLSDKEKKMTAYHEAGHTLVAWFSPELDPVHKVTIVPRGRALGVTQLRPDEERHSVGEQRLHQQLAMLLGGRAAEKLVFNEYTANASDDLKRATDLSRKMVSHWGMSETIGPAAFRHAESDPFLGKEMHEMRSYSDTTAHLVDQEIQRVLFAASDQATNLLNEHRRELDEISEALIEKEIIDSDDLERILGKRVDWKSNDIAEGES from the coding sequence ATGAACGATATTACACCCGAGGGATCCAACCTGCCTCCAGAACCTGATGTCCGAGATCAGCAGGGGCCTTTGCAGGAAGGTTTGAAGAAAACCAGTAGTCCTTCGAATGAGTCCGCCAGTAAAACCAGCAAACAACAACGCATGCCGTGGTCGTTGATTCTGCTCGTCGGCATCGCTTTTCTAATTATCTGGGCTGCCAACAATGGTCGCGAAGGCTCGAAAGTCGATTACGGTTTCTTCTGGAAGCAGCTTCAAGACGACAATGTGACCGATGTTGTGTTTGAAGGGAATGTTCTAGCCGGAAAATGGAAGAAAGTTCCTGAGAACCCAGAAAAGGAAACCGATAAAGAAGCCAAGCCTCTCGAAGAGACGTTCTATACACAAATTCCTCATCTCGAAAGTGATCGACTTCTGGAAGCGCTGGCGGCTTCTGGAACTGAAAATTACAAAGATGTGACGACCCAGATTTCCTTTGGCACTCAAATGCTGATCATGCTCGGCGGCACGTTGCTGCTGATGTTGTTCTTCCTGACAATGATGCGACGCTCGGCGGATCCGATGTCTTCCGGAATGTTCGGCAGCTTCACGAAAAGCCCTGCTCGGGAGTTCAAACCGTCTGACAAACTGACAACCTTCGATGAAGTTGCGGGGATGGAAAATCCCAAAACTGAGCTTCAGGAAGTGGTTGAGTTCCTCAAAAACCCCGCGAAGTTTCAACGGCTCGGAGCTCAGATCCCCAAAGGTGTGCTCCTGATGGGCTCGCCGGGTACTGGAAAAACATTGCTGGCCCGGGCAACTGCCGGGGAAGCGGAAGTACCGTTTTACAGCATTAATGGTTCCGAGTTCATTCAGATGTTTGTCGGTGTCGGCGCCAGCCGTGTGCGGGATTTGTTTCGCATCGCCAAGGAACATTCACCCTGCATCGTATTCATTGATGAAATCGACGCGGTCGGCCGCATGCGTGGAGCCGGTTACGGCGGCGGGCACGATGAACGCGAACAGACACTCAATCAAATCCTCAGTGAAATGGACGGATTTTCTCAGAACGATGCCGTCATCGTGATTGCGGCTACGAACCGGCCCGATGTTCTCGATAAAGCGTTGACTCGACCGGGACGATTTGATCGACATATTGTGGTCGACCTGCCTACAAAAGAAGGTCGGCTCGGCATTCTGAAAGTTCACAGCCGCAAGGTTCCGCTGGCTGATGATGTGAATCTGGATCGTATTGCGGCGAGTACGATTGGATATTCGGGAGCAGACCTGAAAAACCTCGTCAACGAAGCGGCTCTCCATGCGACCCGCAACGGCAAAAGCAAAGTGATGATGGAAGACTTTGAAGCTGCCGCTGATCGCGTGATGATGGGTATCAAACGAGAAGATGTGCTGTCCGACAAAGAAAAGAAGATGACCGCGTATCACGAAGCCGGTCATACGCTAGTGGCCTGGTTCTCGCCGGAACTGGATCCGGTTCATAAAGTGACAATCGTTCCCCGCGGGCGAGCATTGGGTGTGACTCAGTTGCGACCGGATGAAGAGCGTCACAGCGTGGGAGAACAGCGACTGCATCAACAGTTGGCAATGCTCCTGGGTGGACGTGCCGCTGAGAAACTGGTCTTCAACGAATATACTGCGAATGCTTCCGACGATTTGAAGCGGGCAACCGATCTTTCCCGGAAAATGGTTTCCCACTGGGGGATGAGCGAAACAATCGGTCCGGCTGCCTTTCGACATGCCGAGTCGGATCCCTTCCTGGGCAAGGAAATGCACGAGATGAGATCGTATTCCGATACGACGGCTCATCTGGTGGATCAGGAGATACAACGGGTCTTGTTCGCGGCTTCGGATCAGGCAACAAATCTACTGAACGAGCATCGTCGAGAACTGGATGAAATTTCGGAAGCACTCATCGAAAAAGAGATTATCGACTCCGACGATCTGGAACGAATTCTGGGCAAACGAGTCGATTGGAAATCGAACGATATTGCCGAAGGTGAGAGTTAA
- a CDS encoding DEAD/DEAH box helicase, whose protein sequence is MESVFFDQSAGTFADLGLKKSTVKHLEAVGYLHPSEIQQKFIPPAVTGADCLGQSQTGTGKTAAFMLPVIERLEDPTQDPQVLVLCPTRELSEQVAEETRKLCKDDIDIVVVVGGRPLRNQMKQVEQGVDIVVGTPGRVIDLFKRKSLSFAGLKTVVLDEADRMLDIGFRPDMEYILKNCPKDRQTLLLSATLPPEVERLSSRFMRDPIRIDISVKDVTSNSVDQFFCTVDNHRKLGLLVKLLRKEQPQQAIVFCRTRRKADELYNRFKSRIKQVAALHGDLPQAKRDRVMQSFRDRKVRLLIATDIVGRGIDVGGISHIINYDIPEHSDDYVHRVGRAGRLSSDFKGRAFTFVTKDQGGELTRIEMLVNRMIPEYTFEDFDSFEPRKRRHV, encoded by the coding sequence GTGGAGTCTGTATTTTTTGATCAATCAGCTGGCACCTTTGCGGATCTTGGTTTGAAGAAATCGACCGTGAAGCATCTCGAAGCCGTGGGATATCTTCATCCGAGCGAGATTCAGCAAAAGTTTATACCCCCGGCAGTTACCGGAGCCGATTGTCTGGGTCAGTCGCAAACGGGAACTGGTAAAACAGCAGCGTTCATGCTGCCTGTGATTGAACGCCTGGAAGATCCGACGCAGGATCCACAGGTATTAGTCCTGTGTCCGACGCGCGAACTTTCCGAGCAAGTGGCTGAAGAGACACGCAAACTCTGTAAAGATGATATTGATATTGTTGTAGTCGTCGGCGGGCGGCCACTGCGAAATCAGATGAAGCAGGTGGAACAGGGTGTCGACATTGTTGTCGGAACACCGGGACGTGTGATCGATCTGTTCAAACGAAAATCTCTTTCGTTTGCCGGATTGAAAACCGTGGTCCTCGATGAAGCCGACCGCATGCTCGATATCGGATTCCGTCCCGATATGGAATACATTCTGAAAAACTGTCCAAAAGATCGACAGACATTATTACTCTCGGCCACGTTGCCCCCAGAAGTCGAACGGCTCTCAAGTCGCTTCATGCGAGATCCGATCCGCATCGATATTTCGGTGAAAGATGTGACTTCCAATTCGGTCGATCAGTTTTTCTGTACCGTCGACAATCATCGCAAACTGGGTTTGTTGGTCAAACTTCTGCGGAAAGAACAACCTCAACAGGCGATTGTTTTTTGTCGCACACGTCGTAAAGCCGATGAGTTATACAATCGATTTAAGAGCCGAATTAAACAAGTGGCGGCTTTACATGGAGACTTGCCACAGGCCAAACGCGATCGAGTGATGCAAAGTTTCCGTGACCGCAAAGTGCGGCTGCTGATTGCAACCGATATTGTGGGACGAGGGATTGATGTCGGCGGGATTTCGCACATCATCAATTACGACATTCCCGAACATTCCGACGACTACGTGCACCGTGTCGGACGAGCAGGACGGCTCTCTTCAGACTTCAAAGGACGAGCCTTTACATTCGTAACGAAGGATCAGGGAGGCGAGTTGACCCGCATTGAAATGCTCGTCAATCGGATGATTCCCGAGTACACGTTTGAAGATTTCGACTCGTTCGAACCTCGAAAACGCCGACACGTTTGA
- a CDS encoding MATE family efflux transporter — MSSSTPVTRARPGSAQELLLIALPLMISFGSQSVMSFIDRIFLTWYSSSALAATMPASMLNWSIVSFAMGVASYTGTFISQYEGAGRKDRVARVVWQSIWLCLSLGSLLALFTLAAPLIFALAGHPADVQRDEVTYFSMLCGGAPAALLMTSLSSFFSGRGQTAVVMWVNLTAVLINLVFGYLLIFGFAFIPPLGIWGAGLATVISNCLACLLFVGLMIREVSRKQYPMRSEFGIDFELCQRMLYYGLAMGLQIFVDIFGFTIFLLFVGKMGTTALAATNLAFNLNSLAFIPMLGLGTAVMTLVGRRIGEKNPALAETTVRHALQLGCTYMGLWCVAYVLIPRLLITPFRAYAAGDEFAEIEETAVILMRFIAIYGLFDVLAIVYGYALRGAGDALYPFLFFTLSSIFCLIIPSAVIWYLWGGNLIGTWSVVTFYIFIVGIGMWWRYRGGKWKSMSVIEKEVLI; from the coding sequence ATGTCTTCGTCCACTCCAGTGACTCGAGCGCGACCCGGTTCCGCTCAGGAACTGTTGTTGATTGCTTTACCATTGATGATCAGTTTTGGATCGCAATCGGTAATGAGCTTTATCGATCGGATTTTTTTAACCTGGTATTCCAGCAGTGCTCTGGCGGCGACGATGCCTGCCAGTATGTTGAACTGGTCAATCGTCAGTTTTGCAATGGGGGTTGCGAGTTACACAGGGACCTTCATTTCACAATATGAAGGAGCAGGACGGAAGGATCGAGTTGCCCGTGTAGTGTGGCAATCGATATGGTTGTGTCTGAGTCTGGGCTCTTTGCTGGCTTTGTTTACTCTGGCTGCTCCACTCATCTTTGCGCTTGCAGGACACCCTGCCGATGTCCAGCGGGATGAAGTCACCTATTTTTCCATGCTCTGCGGAGGTGCACCGGCTGCATTATTGATGACGTCCCTTTCGAGTTTCTTTTCTGGTCGTGGACAGACCGCTGTCGTGATGTGGGTCAATCTGACCGCAGTGCTTATCAATCTTGTCTTTGGCTACCTGCTGATTTTTGGATTTGCATTCATTCCTCCTCTGGGAATCTGGGGGGCTGGTCTGGCGACTGTCATCTCAAATTGTCTGGCCTGCCTGTTATTTGTCGGTCTGATGATTCGAGAAGTCTCACGCAAGCAGTACCCCATGCGGAGTGAGTTCGGAATCGACTTCGAATTGTGTCAGCGGATGTTGTATTACGGCCTGGCAATGGGTTTACAGATTTTTGTCGATATCTTCGGATTCACGATTTTTCTGCTCTTCGTAGGCAAAATGGGAACGACTGCGCTGGCAGCAACCAATCTGGCATTCAATCTGAACTCATTGGCATTTATCCCGATGTTGGGGCTCGGCACTGCGGTGATGACTCTGGTTGGGAGAAGAATCGGGGAAAAGAACCCGGCTCTTGCCGAAACAACTGTTCGTCATGCGTTGCAGTTAGGATGCACCTACATGGGACTGTGGTGTGTGGCCTATGTCCTGATTCCTCGATTATTGATCACTCCATTTCGGGCCTATGCCGCTGGAGATGAATTTGCGGAAATAGAAGAGACTGCTGTCATTCTGATGAGGTTTATTGCCATTTATGGCCTGTTTGATGTTCTCGCTATTGTGTATGGATACGCACTTCGCGGAGCAGGCGATGCCTTGTATCCATTTTTGTTTTTCACACTGTCCAGTATTTTCTGTCTGATCATCCCTTCGGCTGTCATCTGGTATCTGTGGGGTGGCAATCTTATTGGTACCTGGAGTGTCGTCACGTTTTATATTTTTATTGTCGGGATAGGGATGTGGTGGCGATATCGTGGGGGAAAATGGAAATCGATGTCAGTCATTGAAAAGGAAGTGCTGATTTAA
- a CDS encoding peptidase M42 — MKFDDLIDVLKELIRQPSVVGAEHAFFRVLQRLLEERGAQVDWYDGLLVARGNKPFQTMFSAHIDRHGLICTGPNEFQYAAFVAGQRSDLLGNSVSEQLMNKIVDRFETQAVLAYEPWSGAYRGSGVVDKAYICEFRNNLIFQLHGLDHLIAGTPVAFTDRLSIEDNRFIGQLDNVLTAAVLVHLFALDFEGTAFFTAQEESGKSWRYLLEWFRRFGSSRNELIVVDTSPYPDRTASDLQHVVLRGKDANAPFDHEITERLRTSCEELYVKYSYKDRYIDESNAIAIAEGRQPASLGSTEMGRIIAASNGLVRGTTLQIPTIGYHTMQESASVESCMAFLKLLMRISEIDG; from the coding sequence ATGAAATTTGATGATCTGATTGATGTTCTGAAGGAATTGATTCGTCAGCCCAGTGTCGTGGGTGCAGAGCACGCCTTCTTTCGAGTCCTTCAACGTCTGCTCGAAGAACGGGGCGCTCAGGTGGACTGGTACGATGGTCTTCTCGTGGCTCGAGGAAATAAACCGTTTCAAACCATGTTCTCTGCTCATATCGACCGGCACGGTTTAATCTGCACTGGACCTAATGAATTCCAATACGCCGCTTTCGTAGCTGGGCAACGATCCGATCTACTGGGAAATTCGGTTTCGGAACAGTTGATGAACAAGATTGTTGATCGTTTTGAAACTCAGGCGGTGTTGGCTTATGAGCCCTGGTCAGGGGCGTATCGCGGCAGTGGAGTGGTTGATAAAGCTTACATCTGCGAGTTTCGAAACAACTTGATTTTTCAGTTGCATGGACTCGATCATCTCATAGCCGGTACGCCAGTCGCATTTACAGATCGGCTTTCCATCGAAGACAATCGGTTCATCGGACAACTCGATAACGTCCTGACCGCAGCTGTGCTGGTGCATCTGTTCGCTCTCGATTTTGAAGGAACCGCTTTTTTCACGGCTCAGGAAGAATCGGGCAAGAGCTGGCGGTATCTACTGGAGTGGTTCCGTCGGTTTGGGTCGAGCCGGAATGAACTGATCGTGGTCGATACCAGTCCCTATCCTGATCGAACTGCTTCCGACTTACAGCACGTTGTTCTCCGGGGAAAAGATGCCAACGCCCCCTTCGATCATGAAATCACCGAACGACTCCGCACGAGTTGTGAAGAATTGTATGTGAAGTATTCATACAAAGATCGCTACATCGATGAGTCGAACGCAATTGCCATAGCAGAAGGACGTCAACCTGCCTCACTCGGAAGTACGGAAATGGGCCGTATTATCGCTGCCTCGAATGGGCTGGTCAGGGGCACGACTTTGCAGATTCCAACGATTGGCTATCACACAATGCAGGAGTCAGCCAGCGTGGAGTCCTGCATGGCTTTTCTGAAACTGCTAATGAGAATTTCAGAAATTGACGGATAA